In a single window of the Olivibacter sp. SDN3 genome:
- a CDS encoding glycosyltransferase family 2 protein: MQKIMENSPLVSIALCTFNGADFLKEQLESIVCQSYKNIELIIVDDCSTDGTVQIIQDFIKDSNVKSSFYRNEVNVGYVKNFEKAIKLCNGAYIALSDQDDIWSLDKIDKLVSGIGDNLLIYHDSAFMDKHGKPLSVRMSDVFNMYEGDDPIPFLLFNCISGHSCLFASSIVEKLLPFSDQHFHDWWIAYVCINLGTIKYIDECLVRYRRHEESVVSKETDMERHDTKARKYLQKIQNKQETALLQYLWLKKCYEFAYNKYPKFVSVLYFRFKSRLKYWFTPITFAILFLFNKRLLFIRKAHNAFGEISHGRYLRKNYLFGVNGVKIWYNIKSTLRSKKSI, encoded by the coding sequence ATGCAGAAGATAATGGAAAACTCTCCACTTGTTTCAATTGCGTTATGTACATTTAATGGAGCTGATTTTTTAAAGGAGCAATTGGAAAGTATTGTTTGCCAGTCGTATAAAAATATTGAATTAATAATAGTTGATGATTGTTCTACTGATGGCACCGTTCAAATTATACAGGATTTTATTAAAGATAGTAATGTAAAAAGCTCTTTTTACCGGAATGAGGTCAATGTAGGTTATGTAAAAAATTTTGAAAAGGCAATTAAGCTTTGTAACGGAGCGTATATTGCTTTATCAGATCAAGACGATATATGGTCATTAGATAAGATCGATAAACTTGTGAGTGGGATTGGTGATAACCTACTCATTTATCATGACTCCGCGTTTATGGACAAACATGGTAAGCCCCTCTCTGTGAGAATGTCTGACGTATTTAATATGTATGAAGGTGATGATCCTATTCCTTTCCTGTTATTCAATTGCATCAGCGGGCACAGTTGTTTGTTCGCCAGCAGTATAGTTGAGAAATTACTTCCGTTTTCAGACCAACATTTCCATGACTGGTGGATTGCATATGTTTGTATTAATTTGGGAACCATTAAATATATAGATGAATGTTTAGTTAGGTATAGGAGACATGAGGAGAGTGTGGTATCGAAGGAAACGGATATGGAACGACATGATACCAAAGCAAGAAAATATTTACAAAAGATCCAGAATAAGCAAGAAACAGCATTACTCCAATATCTTTGGCTAAAGAAGTGTTACGAATTTGCATATAATAAGTACCCGAAGTTCGTTAGTGTACTTTATTTTAGGTTTAAGTCAAGGTTAAAATACTGGTTTACACCAATAACTTTTGCAATACTTTTTCTTTTTAACAAAAGATTACTTTTTATTAGGAAAGCTCATAATGCATTTGGAGAAATAAGTCATGGGCGCTATTTAAGGAAGAATTATCTGTTCGGAGTAAATGGTGTGAAAATATGGTATAATATTAAGTCAACATTAAGATCAAAAAAAAGTATTTAA
- a CDS encoding glycosyltransferase family 4 protein, whose amino-acid sequence MTKLNSPKKILFITPFFGRTGSEILLLNLLKGLNREIVKPYLYSLRDGELLSELPADIPYFLPYNEKKNKKEKYLKSALKKIKIDPLEYQLKKIQKHIKADIWYLNTIEVSPFFLRLAKKMGVTSVTHFHELPLAYRSVTKDHLKDIIDYSTICIGCSKIVCGKIKELGHKNVLLQYSFIDTDFIDKKLDLSKRTEIRKYLKISSDEFVWIISGSVVYEKGLDYIPEILEYLENEKLKIIWLGKLYDNGLTYYVQTVLEKKWPRKVLFLDALTDDYYNYLSIGDALLMPSRQDSFSLVMLEAAYLGLPILSFNSGGVKEFVDEDKGMVINSWNAEDLALSIKRLMSTKTKKIGQTNNFVYAANHQLKNFHDLILNTFF is encoded by the coding sequence ATGACAAAACTAAATTCTCCAAAAAAAATATTATTTATAACGCCTTTTTTTGGAAGAACCGGATCAGAAATATTATTACTAAATTTACTTAAAGGGCTTAATAGAGAAATAGTAAAGCCATATCTTTATAGTTTGCGAGATGGTGAATTATTAAGTGAGCTGCCTGCAGACATCCCCTATTTTTTACCATATAACGAAAAAAAAAACAAAAAAGAGAAATACCTCAAAAGTGCTCTAAAAAAAATCAAAATAGATCCCTTAGAATATCAATTAAAAAAAATACAAAAACACATTAAAGCCGATATTTGGTATCTCAATACAATCGAAGTTTCTCCTTTTTTCTTAAGACTAGCAAAAAAAATGGGCGTGACTTCAGTAACACATTTTCACGAACTTCCCCTAGCTTATCGATCTGTTACAAAAGATCATTTGAAGGATATTATTGATTACTCAACTATATGTATCGGTTGCTCAAAAATAGTGTGCGGAAAAATAAAGGAACTAGGTCATAAGAATGTGCTATTACAATATAGTTTCATTGATACCGATTTCATAGACAAAAAATTAGATTTATCTAAAAGAACTGAAATAAGAAAATACTTAAAGATATCTTCTGATGAGTTTGTATGGATAATTTCTGGCAGTGTTGTATATGAAAAAGGGCTTGACTATATCCCAGAGATCTTAGAATACTTAGAAAATGAAAAGTTAAAGATTATTTGGCTTGGAAAATTGTACGACAATGGATTGACTTATTATGTTCAAACTGTTCTAGAAAAAAAATGGCCAAGAAAGGTTTTGTTTTTGGACGCCTTAACGGATGATTATTATAACTATCTTTCCATTGGAGATGCTTTGTTAATGCCATCGAGACAAGATTCTTTTTCATTGGTGATGTTAGAAGCTGCTTATTTAGGGTTGCCCATATTATCTTTTAACTCAGGTGGAGTAAAGGAATTTGTTGATGAAGATAAAGGCATGGTAATTAATTCGTGGAATGCAGAAGATCTCGCTCTCTCGATAAAACGCCTTATGTCGACAAAAACAAAGAAAATTGGTCAAACAAATAATTTTGTATATGCGGCAAACCATCAACTAAAAAATTTTCACGACCTTATCTTAAATACTTTTTTTTGA
- a CDS encoding IS3 family transposase, whose protein sequence is MYLMNSYKIGIKRACAVAGLTRSMWYYSSKRDDSELIGKLSQLAVAYPTRGFDEYYYRIRREGLKWNRKRVLRVYRQMKLKLRRKHKKRLPGREKCPLEVPLELNECWSMDFMSDSLTDGRRIRVFNVIDDCNREALASDIGLSFPARTVIETLENLRDEIGTPKYIRCDNGPEFLSKLFINWCQRHHIEIRYTQPGKPMQNGYVERFNRFFREDILDAYYFNDIYQMREKVWEWTEDYNNNHPHSSLGNKSPREFKPRFSKELKFFAESG, encoded by the coding sequence ATGTATCTGATGAATTCATATAAAATCGGGATAAAGCGTGCGTGCGCAGTTGCGGGACTTACCAGATCCATGTGGTACTACAGCAGTAAGCGGGATGATAGTGAGTTGATCGGAAAACTTTCCCAGCTTGCGGTCGCATACCCCACCCGGGGTTTCGATGAATATTATTACAGGATCCGCCGTGAGGGCTTGAAATGGAACAGGAAACGGGTTCTGCGCGTATACCGCCAGATGAAACTGAAATTGAGGAGAAAACATAAAAAGCGCCTGCCCGGAAGGGAGAAATGCCCATTGGAGGTTCCCCTGGAACTAAATGAATGCTGGAGCATGGATTTCATGAGCGATTCGCTTACCGATGGCAGAAGGATACGGGTATTCAACGTGATCGATGACTGCAACCGGGAGGCACTGGCTTCCGATATTGGATTGTCTTTTCCGGCACGTACAGTTATTGAAACTCTGGAGAACTTAAGGGATGAGATCGGTACACCGAAATATATCAGGTGCGATAACGGGCCGGAATTTCTTTCGAAGCTTTTCATAAACTGGTGCCAGCGGCATCACATAGAGATCAGATATACGCAGCCCGGAAAACCAATGCAGAACGGATATGTGGAGCGTTTCAACCGTTTTTTCAGAGAGGATATACTGGACGCCTATTATTTCAACGATATATACCAGATGAGAGAAAAGGTATGGGAATGGACTGAGGACTACAACAATAACCATCCCCATAGTTCATTGGGCAATAAATCACCGAGGGAATTTAAACCCCGATTCAGCAAAGAATTAAAATTCTTCGCTGAATCGGGTTAA
- a CDS encoding transposase produces the protein MRKHTFSESQIVKALKENEGGRSVGDISRELGIDKSTFYYWRKKYGGMESGELKRLKELEQENQRLKQMYADVSLDNKMLKDLLSKKF, from the coding sequence ATGAGAAAACACACATTCAGCGAGAGCCAGATCGTCAAGGCATTAAAGGAGAACGAAGGAGGCCGCAGTGTCGGGGATATATCCCGGGAACTGGGCATAGACAAGAGCACGTTTTATTACTGGCGAAAAAAATACGGAGGCATGGAGAGCGGGGAACTGAAACGCCTGAAGGAACTTGAACAGGAAAACCAGCGTTTAAAGCAGATGTATGCGGATGTGAGTCTGGACAATAAAATGCTGAAAGACCTGTTGTCAAAAAAGTTCTAA
- a CDS encoding FdtA/QdtA family cupin domain-containing protein, producing MKLADAQIIQLPKIEDERGNLSFLQQGNQIPFAIKRVYWIYDVPGGEYRGAHAYKHNKEFIVALSGSFDVVLDDGVDKKVFSLNRSYYGLYVPSGLWRYMDNFSTNSLAFIASSTVFDTADYIRDYDAFLTYKKGT from the coding sequence ATGAAATTAGCCGATGCGCAAATTATCCAATTACCGAAAATTGAAGATGAAAGAGGTAACCTCTCTTTTTTACAACAGGGAAATCAAATTCCCTTTGCGATAAAAAGAGTATATTGGATTTACGATGTGCCCGGTGGTGAATATAGGGGTGCCCATGCTTATAAGCATAATAAAGAATTTATTGTAGCGCTTTCCGGAAGTTTTGACGTTGTATTGGATGATGGGGTGGATAAAAAGGTGTTTTCCCTGAACCGTTCCTATTATGGATTATACGTACCGAGTGGTTTATGGCGTTATATGGATAATTTTTCGACTAACTCATTGGCATTTATAGCATCTTCAACCGTATTTGATACAGCGGATTACATAAGAGATTATGATGCATTTTTAACATATAAGAAAGGAACATAA
- a CDS encoding FdtA/QdtA family cupin domain-containing protein encodes MFSSSVYNCNVIDLPKIHNRSGNITPIHGELDIPFDIKRVYYLYDIPGGESRGGHAHYRLYQLLVAASGSFDVILDDGRMRKTVSLNRPNVGLLITPGIWRDLVNFSSGAVLLVLASELYNADDYIRDYETFLSLIAKQNYSG; translated from the coding sequence ATGTTTAGCAGCTCGGTTTATAACTGTAATGTAATAGATCTTCCAAAGATACACAACCGATCGGGTAATATTACGCCCATACATGGCGAACTGGATATCCCTTTTGATATAAAACGGGTGTATTACCTGTATGATATTCCGGGTGGAGAAAGCAGGGGAGGGCATGCCCATTATCGATTATATCAGCTATTGGTAGCTGCCAGTGGTAGCTTTGATGTTATTTTGGATGACGGCCGTATGCGGAAGACAGTTAGTTTAAACCGACCGAATGTAGGTTTATTGATTACACCGGGTATCTGGCGAGACTTGGTGAATTTTTCGTCGGGCGCCGTTTTGTTGGTATTGGCCTCGGAATTATATAATGCAGATGACTACATCCGTGATTATGAGACTTTTCTATCTTTAATAGCTAAACAAAATTATTCAGGGTAA
- a CDS encoding acyltransferase yields MSYFKHPLADVQAVNIGKDTKIWQFAIVLPNAVIGENCNICSHCFIENEVSIGNNVTIKSGVQLWDGVTVEDDVFIGPNVTFTNDLVPRSKVYPGAFKNTKLKRGASIGANTTLVAGIFVGAYAFIGAGSVVTKDIPNYTVWYGNPAVHKGYITKDAILLDLQLIDKETGKHYQLIEGVPIAI; encoded by the coding sequence ATGAGTTATTTTAAACATCCCTTGGCCGATGTGCAGGCCGTCAATATTGGTAAGGATACTAAAATATGGCAGTTCGCGATTGTTCTGCCTAATGCGGTGATTGGAGAAAATTGTAATATCTGTAGTCATTGCTTTATTGAAAATGAGGTAAGCATTGGAAATAATGTAACTATAAAATCAGGAGTACAGTTATGGGATGGCGTGACGGTAGAAGATGATGTTTTTATTGGCCCGAATGTAACTTTCACAAATGATTTAGTGCCAAGATCTAAGGTGTATCCAGGCGCATTCAAGAATACAAAATTAAAAAGGGGGGCCTCTATAGGAGCAAATACGACATTAGTAGCTGGAATTTTCGTTGGAGCATACGCTTTTATAGGTGCGGGAAGCGTGGTGACAAAGGATATTCCAAATTACACCGTTTGGTATGGAAATCCAGCTGTACATAAAGGATACATTACAAAAGATGCGATATTACTTGATCTTCAGCTAATAGATAAAGAAACAGGGAAACATTACCAATTAATAGAGGGAGTACCTATAGCAATATGA
- a CDS encoding DegT/DnrJ/EryC1/StrS aminotransferase family protein gives MIKFLDLYEINQRHKQELINAFERVIDSGWFIQGREVDAFEAEFAHYCGVQHCIGVANGLDALSLIIRAYKELGILTDGDEIIVPANTFIASILAISTNNLIPVLVEPDIHTYLINADVIQAHITSRTKAIMPVHLYGQLCDMEKIDRLAKQYGLKVIEDAAQAHGAVLSEQRAGKLGDAAGFSFYPGKNLGALGDGGAVTTNDAQLAEIVRTLANYGSSEKYHTQYKGVNSRLDEIQSALLRVKLQQLEADTAKRRAVAKRYLMEINNPKVILPENKATESHVWHLFVIRTANRDALQEYLQQAGVQTQIHYPIPPHKQEAYPEWHHLHFPVTEKIHREVLSLPMSPVLRQEEIDQLISLLNAY, from the coding sequence ATGATTAAATTTTTAGATCTATATGAAATTAATCAGCGGCATAAGCAAGAGCTGATCAATGCCTTTGAAAGGGTAATTGATTCCGGATGGTTCATACAGGGCAGGGAAGTGGACGCATTTGAAGCGGAATTTGCACATTATTGCGGAGTTCAGCATTGTATAGGGGTAGCCAATGGATTAGATGCACTGTCTTTAATTATAAGGGCGTACAAAGAACTGGGTATATTAACCGATGGGGATGAGATTATAGTGCCTGCAAATACGTTTATTGCGAGTATATTGGCTATATCCACTAATAATTTAATACCCGTTTTGGTAGAGCCGGATATTCATACCTATTTAATTAATGCCGATGTTATCCAGGCGCACATTACTTCCCGAACCAAAGCGATCATGCCTGTACATTTATATGGGCAGTTATGCGATATGGAGAAAATAGATCGCTTAGCTAAGCAATACGGACTAAAGGTGATTGAAGATGCTGCGCAGGCGCATGGAGCGGTTCTGTCTGAACAGCGAGCAGGTAAGCTTGGTGATGCCGCTGGGTTTAGTTTCTATCCAGGTAAAAATCTCGGAGCTTTGGGAGATGGTGGGGCCGTGACAACCAACGATGCGCAGCTGGCTGAAATAGTGCGTACGCTGGCAAACTATGGATCCAGCGAAAAGTACCATACTCAGTACAAAGGTGTTAATAGTCGATTGGATGAAATTCAATCGGCGCTTTTACGGGTAAAGCTTCAGCAACTGGAAGCCGATACCGCTAAACGGCGAGCAGTGGCTAAGCGCTACTTGATGGAAATAAACAATCCCAAGGTTATTTTACCTGAAAATAAAGCAACAGAAAGCCACGTTTGGCATCTTTTTGTCATTCGTACAGCGAATAGGGACGCGCTGCAAGAATACCTGCAGCAAGCGGGTGTGCAGACGCAAATACATTATCCTATACCCCCCCATAAGCAGGAGGCGTATCCGGAATGGCATCATTTACACTTTCCTGTAACCGAAAAGATCCACCGGGAAGTGCTTAGCCTGCCAATGAGCCCAGTGCTCAGGCAAGAAGAAATTGATCAGCTAATATCACTATTGAACGCTTATTGA
- a CDS encoding glycosyltransferase, translated as MTTNNPLVSVIIPCYNHEKYIAQCIQSVVSQTYTNMEIFVLDDGSKDSSFTIINALADKYGFFAESHENIGLSATLNKGIRQYAKGKYVCIVASDDYWEETKVEKQVAFYEQYPDFGFIFSRAHLVDDAGIVTGELHGELIQTCDFEHLIKGNLVPALTVMVKKEVFDHVGYFDEKCYIEDWDMWLRIADQYPFAYINERLAFYRMHGSNATHNRSKMLDAERYILAKWEELYPPAKPMREQHLLLEIADNCITNKKRAAQLIFPNMHLFFKYKSFRKSFRRLFLKFRKRK; from the coding sequence ATGACTACAAATAATCCCTTAGTATCCGTTATTATTCCTTGTTATAACCATGAAAAATACATTGCGCAATGTATCCAGAGTGTAGTGAGCCAAACCTATACAAATATGGAGATCTTTGTGCTGGATGATGGTTCCAAAGATAGCTCCTTTACTATTATTAACGCTTTAGCGGATAAATATGGTTTTTTTGCTGAAAGTCACGAGAATATTGGATTATCTGCCACTTTGAATAAAGGGATCAGACAATATGCCAAGGGTAAATATGTCTGTATCGTCGCCTCTGATGATTATTGGGAAGAAACAAAGGTGGAAAAACAGGTGGCTTTTTATGAGCAATATCCGGATTTTGGTTTTATTTTTAGCCGGGCACATTTAGTAGATGACGCAGGTATTGTCACCGGCGAACTCCATGGTGAGCTAATTCAGACTTGCGATTTTGAACATCTTATCAAAGGAAATTTGGTGCCGGCGCTAACGGTCATGGTTAAAAAAGAAGTTTTTGATCATGTGGGATATTTTGACGAAAAGTGTTATATTGAGGATTGGGATATGTGGCTGCGCATAGCTGATCAATATCCATTTGCGTATATCAACGAGCGGCTTGCCTTTTATCGGATGCATGGTAGCAATGCTACTCATAACCGATCGAAAATGTTGGATGCCGAAAGGTATATTTTAGCCAAGTGGGAAGAGTTGTACCCTCCAGCTAAACCGATGCGGGAACAACATTTGCTATTGGAAATTGCCGATAATTGCATCACGAATAAAAAACGCGCTGCACAGCTGATCTTTCCTAATATGCACTTATTCTTTAAATACAAGTCTTTTCGTAAATCGTTCAGACGATTATTCCTGAAATTCCGCAAAAGAAAATAG
- a CDS encoding phosphonoacetaldehyde reductase, giving the protein MRTGSVDFGRDELNSLSRILERYPTSNVLLVTGRASYNEQPLRCHFESLLDKHVVWRYDDFSVNPSLDDLQKGTKIVAELKPDLIIGIGGGSVLDTAKLIRILPNHTQQIEEIIKGMSPIKESKIKLILIPTTAGSGSEATHFAVSYIGKDKYSVASPFLVPDHVILDPALSDSMPSYLTAVTGADALAQAIESYWAVGATEESIDYAAESIIEILQHFEDVIHRPSKQARDKMMLASYLAGKAINITKTTAPHALSYGFTQNHGIPHGHAVMLTLPELLRLNTFTALEALSDKLSYREYPKRVKQLCKLFGKDEPEDVAQYLEVLLDHVGLKRRLRDFDIAFDDLPMLAKSVNTERLNNNPVQLTQRQLLEVLEKIY; this is encoded by the coding sequence ATGAGAACAGGTAGTGTGGATTTCGGACGTGATGAGTTAAATAGTTTAAGTCGTATCCTCGAAAGATATCCGACAAGTAATGTGCTGCTCGTTACCGGAAGGGCTTCTTATAATGAACAACCTTTAAGATGCCATTTTGAATCACTCCTAGATAAACATGTTGTTTGGCGATATGACGATTTCAGCGTCAACCCTTCCCTGGACGACCTCCAGAAAGGTACAAAAATAGTTGCTGAATTAAAACCAGATCTTATCATAGGCATCGGCGGCGGGAGCGTACTGGACACTGCGAAACTCATACGCATTTTACCTAATCATACACAGCAGATCGAAGAAATTATCAAAGGGATGTCTCCCATCAAAGAGAGTAAGATTAAACTCATACTGATTCCCACAACTGCCGGTAGTGGTAGTGAAGCTACCCATTTTGCCGTTTCCTATATTGGAAAAGACAAATATTCAGTGGCATCACCATTTCTTGTGCCAGATCACGTTATTCTTGACCCAGCCTTGAGCGATTCCATGCCGTCCTATCTAACAGCCGTCACCGGGGCGGATGCACTTGCGCAAGCTATTGAGTCATACTGGGCCGTGGGAGCAACTGAAGAAAGTATAGATTATGCTGCAGAAAGCATAATCGAAATTCTGCAGCATTTTGAAGACGTGATACATAGGCCAAGTAAACAGGCTCGCGACAAAATGATGCTTGCCTCCTACCTCGCAGGTAAGGCCATTAACATTACCAAAACTACTGCGCCGCATGCCCTTTCTTACGGTTTCACCCAAAACCATGGTATCCCGCACGGACATGCGGTGATGCTGACTCTCCCTGAGCTCTTACGGCTCAACACTTTTACAGCACTTGAAGCATTAAGTGATAAGCTCTCTTACCGTGAATATCCTAAAAGAGTCAAACAGCTGTGTAAACTGTTTGGTAAAGATGAACCCGAAGACGTAGCGCAATATCTTGAGGTACTCTTAGACCACGTTGGCCTCAAGCGGAGACTGCGAGACTTTGATATCGCTTTCGACGATTTACCTATGTTGGCAAAAAGTGTCAATACCGAGCGCTTAAATAACAATCCCGTGCAACTGACCCAACGGCAATTACTCGAAGTTTTGGAGAAAATTTATTAA
- the aepY gene encoding phosphonopyruvate decarboxylase — translation MINCESFLIKLNDLGIRFYTGVPDSLLKDIGAYIADHADSSQHIIAANEGAAVGLAAGYHLATGAVPMVYLQNSGLGNTINPLLSLADQEVYSIPMLMMIGWRGEPGKKDEPQHIKQGRVQNALLDAMEIPYRVIDHSDAQTIDHTLQDLVSIAKRENRPVALVVSANTFAPYKLQHDVKTNFPYNREQALEVILQQIPAEAIVVSTTGKTSREVFEIRKKQQQSGATDFLTVGSMGHANQIAVGIALHSNKPVYCLDGDGAVLMHMGSLAIAGLSNANNLHHIVLNNGAHDSVGGQPTAGFEVDFKAIALGCGYRESYSMSIATDIEAHIRSLDKEVGPTFTEIKVNKGARKDLGRPTSTPLENKQKLMQLLQS, via the coding sequence ATGATAAACTGTGAATCATTTCTAATCAAGCTCAACGACTTGGGGATTCGTTTTTATACCGGGGTACCCGATTCGCTGTTGAAAGATATCGGAGCCTATATAGCTGATCATGCCGATAGCAGTCAACATATCATCGCCGCCAACGAGGGGGCAGCTGTGGGACTTGCTGCTGGCTATCATCTGGCCACCGGGGCGGTTCCGATGGTTTACTTACAAAATTCCGGACTGGGAAATACGATCAACCCCCTTCTTTCGCTGGCAGATCAGGAGGTTTATAGCATCCCTATGCTAATGATGATCGGGTGGCGTGGTGAACCTGGCAAGAAAGATGAGCCTCAACATATCAAACAGGGCAGGGTGCAAAATGCATTGCTAGATGCTATGGAAATACCTTATAGGGTGATTGATCATAGCGATGCACAAACGATTGATCATACCCTGCAAGACTTGGTATCAATTGCCAAACGAGAAAATAGACCAGTGGCCTTGGTAGTGAGTGCAAATACCTTTGCTCCTTATAAACTACAGCACGACGTTAAAACAAACTTCCCATATAACCGGGAACAGGCCTTGGAAGTGATCTTGCAACAAATACCAGCAGAAGCGATTGTGGTTTCCACTACAGGAAAAACTTCTCGGGAGGTATTTGAAATCAGAAAAAAACAACAGCAGAGCGGAGCAACTGATTTTCTTACCGTAGGCTCCATGGGGCACGCCAATCAGATCGCTGTAGGCATTGCCCTGCATAGTAACAAACCTGTCTATTGCCTCGATGGAGATGGCGCCGTATTGATGCATATGGGAAGTTTAGCCATCGCGGGCTTAAGTAACGCCAACAATTTACATCATATTGTGTTAAATAATGGAGCACACGATTCGGTAGGTGGCCAGCCAACTGCAGGTTTCGAGGTAGACTTCAAGGCCATTGCCTTAGGCTGTGGTTACAGAGAAAGCTACAGCATGAGTATAGCAACGGATATTGAAGCGCACATCCGCTCATTGGACAAGGAAGTTGGGCCAACTTTTACTGAGATAAAGGTAAACAAAGGGGCACGTAAAGACCTGGGGCGCCCCACTTCTACGCCGTTGGAGAATAAGCAAAAGTTAATGCAATTGTTGCAATCATGA
- the aepX gene encoding phosphoenolpyruvate mutase — protein sequence MKKKVYVGMSADIIHPGHLNIIQEAAKLGEVTVGVLTDKAIASYKRLPYLDFEQRKIIVENIKGVERVIPQKTLDYVPNLLIEKPDFVVHGDDWKEGIQKRTRQRVIDTIVQWGGKVIDIPYTHGISSTQLNKRIKSIGTTPNVRLKRLRRLIAAKPIVRILESHNGLTGLIIENTKVEINGTLQEFDGMWSSSLTDSTSKGKPDIEAVDITTRMLNLNDALECTTKPIIFDGDTGGKIEHFAFTVRTLERHGVSAVIIEDKIGLKKNSLFGTSVPQKQDSIEDFSAKIKVGKQAQVTDDFMIIARLESLILGKTVEHALERAFAYIDAGADGVMIHSKEKTGDDIRDFCEKFRKTDKNTPIVVVPSTFNHITEEEFKQMGVNIIIYANHMLRAAYPAMLDVAKSILTHGRSYEANDKCMPIKEILELIPGTK from the coding sequence ATGAAAAAGAAAGTGTATGTAGGGATGAGTGCAGACATTATACATCCCGGACATTTAAATATTATACAGGAAGCAGCCAAGCTTGGTGAAGTGACCGTTGGTGTGCTGACAGATAAGGCGATCGCAAGTTACAAGCGTTTACCTTACCTCGATTTCGAACAACGAAAAATCATTGTAGAAAATATCAAAGGAGTCGAAAGAGTAATTCCTCAGAAAACGCTCGACTATGTACCTAATTTGTTAATAGAAAAACCCGATTTTGTGGTGCATGGTGATGACTGGAAAGAAGGCATACAGAAACGTACACGGCAACGTGTGATCGATACCATTGTCCAGTGGGGAGGCAAAGTGATCGATATTCCGTATACCCACGGCATCTCGTCTACACAGCTCAATAAACGTATCAAATCAATTGGCACCACGCCCAATGTAAGACTTAAACGTTTACGTCGACTGATAGCAGCAAAACCTATTGTGCGCATCTTGGAATCACATAATGGTTTAACAGGTCTGATCATTGAAAATACAAAAGTAGAGATCAATGGTACGCTGCAAGAGTTTGACGGTATGTGGTCGAGCAGCCTGACAGACTCTACATCCAAGGGTAAACCCGATATTGAAGCCGTAGACATCACCACCCGCATGCTCAATTTAAATGATGCGTTGGAATGTACTACCAAACCTATTATTTTTGACGGTGATACAGGAGGTAAGATTGAACATTTCGCTTTTACCGTAAGAACTTTAGAACGCCATGGCGTGTCGGCGGTAATTATAGAAGATAAAATAGGGCTCAAAAAAAATTCGCTCTTTGGTACGTCTGTCCCCCAAAAACAAGATAGTATTGAAGATTTTTCGGCTAAAATAAAAGTTGGAAAACAAGCACAGGTAACAGATGATTTTATGATCATTGCCCGCTTGGAAAGCCTTATTCTAGGAAAAACGGTAGAACATGCTTTGGAAAGGGCCTTTGCTTATATCGATGCCGGTGCTGACGGCGTGATGATCCATAGTAAAGAAAAAACGGGAGATGATATTCGCGATTTCTGTGAGAAATTCCGGAAAACAGACAAGAACACGCCAATCGTGGTGGTACCTTCGACTTTTAACCACATAACCGAAGAAGAATTCAAACAGATGGGGGTGAATATTATCATATATGCCAACCATATGTTGAGAGCAGCCTATCCCGCTATGCTGGATGTAGCTAAATCTATTTTAACACATGGCCGCTCTTATGAAGCGAACGACAAATGTATGCCTATCAAGGAAATTTTAGAACTTATTCCGGGAACCAAATAA